The Kribbella sp. HUAS MG21 genome includes the window TGCTCGCGAGTTCGATGCTGGTCGTCGGGCTCGGTTTCGGCCTCGGCGCGGTCGTGCACGACTGGTGGGGGTACGGCCTGTCGGTCGTGGTCTGGACGCTCGGCGAGATCGGGTTCGCCGCGGTCATCGGCGCGGTGTTCGCCGACCTCGCCCCGGTCGACCTGCGTGGCCGCTACATGGGCCTGTCGGGGATGGCGTTCGGCGTCGGCACGGTCATCGGCCCGCTCGCCGGTGCCAACGCGCTCGAGCAGTTCGGCCCGACCGTGACCTGGCTCGGCTGCGCCGTCCTGGGCGTCGCGATCTTCATCGGCCAGTACGCGCTGGCTCCCGCCCTGCACGCCCGCGCCGAGGCGAACGCGGCGACCGCATGACGCAGTCGACCTGGGGAGGATTCCTTCCCGGATCGGGCGCAAAATCCTCCCCGACCCGGCCGTACTGCGGCAACCGGAGGCGCGGGCCCGTAGGCGGGGTCTCGTAGGGTTGCGGGTATGAGTGAGCGGACGATCGACGCGGTGGTGTTCGACATCGGTGGGGTGTTGCTGGACTGGAGTCCGACGTACCTCTACACCGAACTGATCCCGGACGAGGAGGCGCGGACGCACTTCCTCACCAACGTGGCGACCCCCGCCTGGAACCACAAGCAGGACGAGGGCCGGCCGTGGGCCGAGGCAGTCGCCGAACTGACCGCCCTGCACCCCGAACACGCCGAGTGGATCGAGGCGTACGACACCGGCTGGCTGAAGATGGTCCGCGGCGTCTTCGAAGACACCGCCGCGGTCCTGACCGACCTGCAGGACGCCGGGGTGCCGACGTACGCCCTGACAAACTTCTCCGGCGAGAAGTGGCAGATCGCCAAGGAGACGTTCCCGGTCCTGACGCGGTTCGACGGTGAGGTGGTGTCCGGCGTCGAGCAGACCGTGAAGCCGGACGAGAAGATCTACCGCATCCTGCTCGAGCGCTTCAACCTGGATCCGGCGCGGACCTTCTACACCGACGACATGGCCTACAACGTCGACGGGGCTCGCGCGGTCGGCCTCGACGCGGAGCTCTTCGCCGGTGCCGTGGACCTCCGCAAGCACCTCCGCGCCCGCGGCCTCCCCATCTGACAACTCCGCGCACGCGCCCCCGCCTCCGCCGTGTGCCGTCGGCGGCGGTTGCGTCAGAGGGTGGCGGCGATGGTTTCGGTGTAGGTCGGGGTGGTGGTTAGGTATGCCGCCTCGACGTAGATCGTGTTGTTTTGGCAGGTCATCGGTGAGAGGGCGACGCCGGGTTGGGCGGCGTACAGTTGTTGGGGGGTGGGGAGACCGGGGCGCCAGCGGTGGATTTGGTAGGTTTCCTCGCCGGCGGGGGCGATTGTCCTGGTCTCCCAGAGGATCCAGTTGCTGCAGGCAATGATGGTGTCGGTGACGATGCTGCCGAGTGGGCGCGCGGGGGAGTCGCCGGACTCGCGGACGTACGCCTTGCTTTGGTACTGGTCCGGATCGGCCGCGCCGACCTCTGACCACACGGTCGCGCCCTTGATCGTCGCGCCGCTCCATTGGATGCAGTTCGTTGCTGCGGGCACCGGTCTCGCCGGTCCGCCGGAGAGTGCGGCTGTGAGGACACGCTTGCAGCGGCGGGCGGTCTCCGGCGCGACGATCTCGCTGAAGGTGACGCTGTCCGCCGAGACGACCGGGTCCGCGACGTACCCGGGTGCCGCGACGCACGTCACGCTGCGGGACTTCAGCGTTGCGAGGTCGGCGACGATCAGGCAGGACCGGTTCTTCGCGTCGGTGGAGCTGTACGCGAACGTCCCGTCGTACGCGCCGATCTCCGGCTCGGACACCGGCGGCAACCCGCTCGGCGTACTCGCCTTCCCGGTCGTCAGGTCGTAGCGGACGATCCTGATCTGCGGATCCGGCCCCTCCGAGCGGATGTCCTCGACCAGCGCCCACCGGTCATCGATCACGACGGGGGACTGGGCCACGAACCCGGACGCCGGGACATGCCGTACGACGACCTTCTGAGTGCCGCGGTCCGTGATGGTCGTCGTACCGGCCTCGTCGCTCCCGCGCGTGACGACGTACTTGCGCTGCCGAGTGACGAGGTGCTGCCCGTTCACCGGCTGCCGCAACACCTTCCCCCACACCGGCAACGCCGTACCGGTGTCCGTCGGCCGGCCCGGGGTGGAGGCCGACGGACTCGGGGTCTGCGTGGGCGCGGGCGTGCTGTCCGGGGTTGTCGACGAGCAGCCGGCCAGCAGCAGGACAAGGGTGCCTAGGGCAACGGTACGGCGACGCATCACAGGCCGATGTTCTGGAACGAGTTGGCCAGGGTGGCGTTGAACAGGGCGCTGGCCGGGATGTTCTTCGGGCCGTCGGTGACGTTGCC containing:
- a CDS encoding HAD family phosphatase is translated as MSERTIDAVVFDIGGVLLDWSPTYLYTELIPDEEARTHFLTNVATPAWNHKQDEGRPWAEAVAELTALHPEHAEWIEAYDTGWLKMVRGVFEDTAAVLTDLQDAGVPTYALTNFSGEKWQIAKETFPVLTRFDGEVVSGVEQTVKPDEKIYRILLERFNLDPARTFYTDDMAYNVDGARAVGLDAELFAGAVDLRKHLRARGLPI